CGTGGTGGCCGGGCTGTGCGTGCTGGGCGGCGCGCTGCTGATCGGCGCCGCGACCTCGGCCGGCGCATCGTGGCGCGTCGCGCCGGTGCTGGTGGCGCTGATCGCGGTGGCGCTGGCCGCGTGGCCGGTGCCGGCCTATCGTCGCGACGAGGCCGCGCTGCACGCCGGCCCCGGCGCGCCCGGGCAACCGGCAGCCGGTGCCGCGGCGCGGGCGCCGCGCGCACTGCTGGTGAGCCTGTGGGCGCTGGTGATCCTCGGCATCTCGGGTGAATGGGGCGTCGGCTTCTGGGGTGCCGAGTTCCTGAAGGACACCGTGGCCGGCAACGCCTCGGCCGCCGCCACGCTGATGAGCGTCTATTTCGGCGGCACCGTGGCCGGCCGCCTCGCCAGCAGCGCGCTGCTGCGCCGACTGCACCCGCTCACGCTGCTGGCCGCGGTCGCGCTCGGCGCGATCGCGGTGTTCTGCGCGCTGCACGCCACCCGCGACCTGGCCGTCACCACCGCGCTCACCGCGCTGCTCGGCGCCTGTCTCGGCAACTTCTTCCCGCTGATCCTCGGCGCGGCGATGCGCGCCGCGCCCGACGCCGGGCCGACCCTGAGCGCGCGCGCCTCGCAGGCGGTGGGCGTCGCGCTGCTGGTCGCGCCGTTCCTGCTCGGCATGCTGTCGGAGCACATCGGCATGCGCGCCGCGTTCTCGCTGTTGGTGGCGTGCCCGCTCCTGATGCTGCCGTTCCTGCCCGGGCTGCGCGAGCCAAGACCGCGCACCGCCCATTACCAAGCCTCAGAAGGAGTCTCCCCGAAGTGAGCGACATCACGTTCCTGTTCGACCTCGACGGTACGCTCGTCGATACCGACGCCCTGCACCTGAACGCCTACAACACGCTGCTCGCGCGCTGGCAGCGCGCGATCGATCTCGACTACTACAAGACGCACGTGATGGGCTTTCCCGACCACATGATCTTCGGCGGCCTGTTTCCCGGCATGCCGGCGGCCGAGTTCACGGCGCTGGCGGCCGAGAAGGAGCAACTGTTTCGCGATCAGCTCGGCGCGCGCCTCACGCCGACGGCCGGCACCGAGGCGCTGCTGCGCCGCATCGAGCGCGCCGGC
The window above is part of the Burkholderia glumae LMG 2196 = ATCC 33617 genome. Proteins encoded here:
- a CDS encoding MFS transporter; its protein translation is MTDSVSPEAGRAPATRLDAGRPWMLYLMFGLYGVQQGMLGPAMPFVRAELGLDLRAVGLHFAAYALGLVAIGLPYRWLTRRRLPTGLGQIAILSIVVSSGLFSLARALPVTLLAAVAMGLSGGLVLAIGQAKLGARYREQAAARLVEAHVVAGLCVLGGALLIGAATSAGASWRVAPVLVALIAVALAAWPVPAYRRDEAALHAGPGAPGQPAAGAAARAPRALLVSLWALVILGISGEWGVGFWGAEFLKDTVAGNASAAATLMSVYFGGTVAGRLASSALLRRLHPLTLLAAVALGAIAVFCALHATRDLAVTTALTALLGACLGNFFPLILGAAMRAAPDAGPTLSARASQAVGVALLVAPFLLGMLSEHIGMRAAFSLLVACPLLMLPFLPGLREPRPRTAHYQASEGVSPK